Proteins from a genomic interval of candidate division KSB1 bacterium:
- a CDS encoding amidohydrolase yields the protein MRGAKRFGLFSLIVAGALLQPVYAQMSAEKTTAGDWIKQNEAKAKEINQKIWSLAELGLTEQQSSQTLSDWLAANGFTVEKGVANMPTAFIASYGSGKPVIAILAEFDALPGLSQKVSPVREEREGATNGHACGHSIFGTASTAAAIAARHAMAKHNLKGTIRLYGTPAEETGIGKIYMVKEGLFNDCDAVLHWHASDVTRSAYGTTKALVSVKFSFHGLAAHASRSPHDGKSALDGVELMNIGANFLREHLPEDSRMHYVITDGGGQPNVVPPAAQVWYYLRADKHRDVEYMFQRLTEIAKGAALMTGTTVDWHVDSDTHEILPNLPLSQVIHKNLELIGPPKFSEDEKAFARKTQEPLRGQFKYALSEILEKLPEEPEQGKASTDVGDVSWMVPTGGLTVASYTYGAPGHSWQIVACTGMSIGEKGMFVAAKALAYSALDLFTKADLIKQARADFEQRKAGYDFVSLIPAGQKAPLKIK from the coding sequence ATGAGAGGCGCGAAAAGATTTGGTTTATTCAGTTTGATCGTCGCCGGCGCGCTGCTGCAACCGGTTTATGCGCAAATGAGCGCCGAAAAAACCACGGCGGGCGATTGGATCAAACAAAACGAAGCCAAGGCGAAAGAGATCAATCAAAAAATTTGGAGTCTTGCGGAGTTAGGACTCACCGAACAGCAATCGAGCCAAACTTTGAGCGATTGGCTTGCCGCCAACGGTTTCACGGTTGAAAAAGGCGTGGCGAATATGCCGACGGCATTCATCGCGAGTTACGGTTCCGGCAAGCCAGTGATCGCGATCCTGGCGGAGTTTGACGCGCTGCCGGGACTTTCGCAAAAAGTTTCGCCGGTGCGCGAAGAACGCGAGGGCGCTACGAATGGCCACGCCTGCGGCCACAGCATTTTCGGCACGGCCAGCACTGCCGCGGCGATTGCGGCGCGTCACGCCATGGCGAAGCATAATTTGAAAGGCACGATTCGCTTGTACGGCACGCCGGCGGAGGAAACCGGCATCGGCAAAATCTACATGGTGAAGGAAGGTTTGTTCAACGATTGCGACGCGGTTTTGCATTGGCATGCCAGCGACGTCACGCGCTCGGCGTATGGCACGACCAAGGCGCTGGTGTCGGTGAAATTTTCTTTTCACGGCCTGGCGGCGCACGCCTCGCGCTCGCCGCATGACGGCAAAAGCGCGCTGGACGGCGTCGAGCTGATGAACATCGGCGCGAATTTCTTGCGCGAGCATTTGCCGGAAGACAGCCGCATGCACTATGTGATCACCGACGGCGGCGGCCAGCCGAACGTCGTGCCGCCGGCGGCGCAGGTGTGGTACTATTTGCGCGCCGACAAACATCGCGACGTGGAGTACATGTTTCAACGTTTGACCGAGATCGCCAAAGGCGCGGCGCTGATGACCGGCACCACCGTCGATTGGCACGTCGACTCCGACACGCATGAGATTCTGCCCAATTTGCCGCTGTCGCAAGTGATTCACAAAAATCTCGAGCTCATCGGCCCGCCGAAATTTAGCGAAGATGAAAAAGCGTTCGCGCGCAAAACCCAGGAACCGCTGCGGGGACAATTCAAATATGCGCTCTCCGAAATTCTCGAAAAACTGCCGGAGGAACCGGAGCAGGGCAAGGCTTCGACCGACGTCGGCGACGTGAGCTGGATGGTGCCGACCGGCGGCCTGACCGTAGCGAGTTACACTTACGGCGCGCCGGGACATAGTTGGCAGATCGTGGCGTGCACCGGCATGTCGATCGGCGAGAAGGGCATGTTCGTCGCGGCGAAAGCGCTGGCC